The nucleotide window TTTAAGACAAAGTCTAAGCAACTcaatattgttttttttctaATGAATCCACCTAATGGTTAGACTTTATCAAGCCGTTGATTGTTTTCTCTTCCGAATCATTAAAAAATCTTGAAACAGTTAGGTCAAaaatgcttttgattgatttctgCAGGGATATCGTCCTGTCTGCTTAAAAGTTGCACATTAAGCAGTTGATGGCCGAATTTCAATCATACTTGAAGTGATTTCTTGTATTGTACTTTTGTGTCTCTCAAGCACTTGATAATTGGTACTTTCATGCTACAGTAGTGAGTAGACTTCTTAATAAAATCACAATAGGATGATTAAGCTGTACTACACCCAAAATTTTACTTTCAAATTTACTACGAAGGCCCTCTTTAATATCACTAACAAGTGTATAACAAGGATATGGTTGCGTACATCCAATCCCCCACTCCCTAGGATTCTTCATGCCTAATGCTCAAATCAAAGGAAATTGTAATTATGCCTCATGTGAGCAATTTGGTTTTGTTGTAATGACACCTCTCTTCTGTCATGATTTTAATACAGCTTGTAACTCGTCTAGTTTTTGAACGAGGCAGCACTGAAGCGGCAGAAAAGGTGGCAGATATTATGTCTGCCGATTTTGTTCATGAAGTGATCTCAGCTTGTGTACCTCCTGTCCATCCTTCACGGTGTACCCATGGTTGGGCTTGCATTCCTTTTGTTGCTTCTGGTGCTAAGCTTAGTTCTGATGGTCATTTACCGACATCTATTGGAGGGATTTATCAAAGTCAAGTCAGCAGTTTGGTGTCTTCTTCTGGCATTGCTCAATACCACCTCCAGTTGGACATAATAAAGCATCTTGTTAAAATTTCACCAGTAAGAGCTGTACTGGCATGCGTCTTTGGAAGCAATATATTATACAGTAGTAATGAATCATCCATATTGAATTCCTTGAACGAAGAATTATTGCAATCACCTGATGCAGACAGGATGTTTTATGAATTTGCTCTTGATCAGTCGGAGAGGTAAGCTTAATTGTTTTATCCCAGTGACAGGTGCAGTTCCTTTCTGGCACaatagtgattttttttttccagcagATTTCCAACTTTGAACCGATGGATACAGATGCAGACTAACCTTCATCGGTTTTCTGAGGTTGCTGTAACATCCAAGGATACAAATGATGCTGAAGAGATACAAAACAACAGAAGATCCTTTAAAAAAAGACCTCGAGAACATGACATCAACACAGAGTCAGAAATTGATGATTGTGTTGGAGGTAACCCTGTAACACCTATACCAGAAATCGCTCAAGCGACAACTCAAGCTGTGGAAGACAGTTCTACTACATTTCTTACTTTTGACTGGGCAAACGAAGAGCCATATGAAAGAGCTGTTAAACGGTATCTTCCAGCATTCCctgaaaaaatcattttaattgtttttatggtttttccttttttttttataatttgggATAGGCTAGAAAGTTCCTACTGGATTGGGTGGGGGATGGGGGGAGGGGAGGAAATTAACCTTTCGTGTAGATGGTGGGAATCGAAGCGTAGTCACAAGGATGAAAGAAAAAGCTCGCAACCTCTAGGTTTTTCGAATTAAAATTGTCAATGTGTTAAACCtgattaattaattgttaacaAACGGTCTATCTCCCAAGACCTTTACTTACATTTTGCTGCTTTATTGTATCTCTGTAGTGTAATTATTATATCTTTCAGTTTCTTCATCATAGTATGTTGCTTCACCTTTTTGTTTCCATGTAGTGCCAAATTTGGTCTTTAATCTAAGTTTTCTTTTTATAGATTGATTGAAGAAGAAAATTTAATGGACGCGCTCGCTCTCTCTGATCGTTTTTTGCGTGGTGGGGCATCAGATCAGTTGCTTAGACTTCTTATTGAACGTGAAGAAAGCTATCAAATCGTTGGAAGTAGTAGTTGGCAATATTGTCTCAGGTTGAAGGACAAACAATTAGCAGCCCAGCTAGCCCTACGGTATGGTATTCTCTGAAAATGTGTAGCAAGCCTTAATCTTAGGTTTAAATTGGAACCTATCTTGTGTTAGGAATGCGGTGACTGCATTGCTACCGTGATATTTTCCAGGATTGACCTAACATAATAAAAGCGTGAGAGAGGGGAATAGGAAGAAAGATGAAGTaacaaagaaatttattaaGCAAAGAAAGAATAGGGGAATAGGATCTAAGTTTTCTACTCGTGCACATGCATacattatatgtatatatttgtacTGATGCATATATGTGGAGTGAGAGATTATGGGGATAGGAAGAGAGCTGGAgcaatgaaagaaatttattaagcAAAGAAAGAATAATATCTGTAGGATACAAGGattgttaaaaaatttataggAAGAAAGGACACTTATAAATAGTTGCTAAAAGAAGTGTGGACTTGTATATAATGAGTAGAAAATTTCATTGTAATCAGAAACTTTTTCCATTATAGCTGACTTTTTCGTTTTGAATATCACTATTCTTTGTGTGTTGCGTGTGTGTGTATGTTTGTGGTTGAAGATGGGGGGGCCTTTGCTATTGATTATAACAAAACTagagtcttatttttttttgtggtaTTCATTCTTAGCTGAGAGGCTGAGACTGATTTCTCGATAAAGGCCCCAGCATTGAGTATATCTTGTAGTTTGATCCAACTGTTTTGTTTTTTCCTTCAATAAAATTTCTCACTTATTCTGCAGGTATATGCATAGTTGGGAATTAGATGCTGCCTTAGATGTGCTCACTATGTGTAGCTGCCATCTGCATCAGAGTGAACCTATAATGAATGAGGTAGTTTCTGTCTCTTTTAGTTTATGCAGTCCTCCCCAAGTATATCAATATGTGTTACTTAAAGGTATTTTAGAACCAGAGTTAATCGGTGAACATAAAGAGTGACCCTTTTGGAAGTGTTTTCATGGAAGCTGGAGATTGAAAGGGTTTATTTCTCTTCATGGAATCCTATGACTATGCTTCAATAGCACCCTCGAATTTCTCTAAGGTTATGGGACTTGGAAATTAGGTCGTGCAAGCCTGAAAGCAAATACTCTGAGAAAACTAGGGCTGTAAGTGTTGTATTCTAATTAGTTAGCTAGCAAGACTACCATCCTCCCAATGCCACTTAGTGGTTCCCACTTTGGCAAGCAAGACAAAACTTGAAAAATAGAatacaaaaaaactaaaataaaggtAAAGGAAATGAATAAAGTGGAGAAAAGGAATGGTTTTTAACtcattctctttcttcatcagaagtgtttggtttagaaaattcaaagggTAAGGGTAGTAAAGCTAAGATTTTATTTCCATTTCTTTATCAAAGTTTTGGATCTCTTGTTCACAACACAAAGGTCTTCTTCATTATCTCTCTCCATCTTGCAAACCACCAATCACACTTTTCTCTCTCCACCTTGCAAACCACCAGGTTTGTGGCATTTTCTCTTCCCGCTTCCTTCTGCCCTCTTCCAACAATATCTATTATCTATCattaattaatgaaaaacaccttttaaatgGTCGATTTTGAGATAAATATACTAGCTAGATCTGGAATCTTAGTCCTATAATTTCCCATAAATGGTGATAATTGTGGTCAAAGTCAAACACCTTaacttgcattttttttttatcatttctaATAGTGCAAATTTGGTCAAAATTCCCATAAATGGTGATAATCTGGAATCTTATTTCTTATTTCTAATTATTGTTGGTTGATGGTGTTCACCGGTGGTGGAGGCAACGATTTTGTGGTAGAGAATGTTGAGGTGGTGTCACAGTGGTGGTGGTCATGAGTGATGGAAGTGGAGTGGGAACTGGGAACTTAACAACAATGGTGTTGTATTTTTGTCGCGGTAAGTTTTTGCAAATTGATTGTGAAGCTGGTGGTTTGTAGGGTGGTTGATGGTGAGAGAATAAGGCTGATTGTATAAGGGATAAAGATTAATTGTTTCACCGACTCACAAACCGTGAGTTATGGCCGGCTGTATGGCGTGTGGAAGTTACCACATGTGACCGGTCATAACCACTTGGTAACTACCCATTTCGTGAGTAACTTCTCGTGTAACTTCCGTCCTATTATTGCCAATTACAAAACCAACAAATAACTTcctaaatttcagaaattaactcctaattactagcataaaaaccgaAAAGTAACCACCCTAATTCTGAAaataactccttaaaaccaaaaaaactaCTCTAATTTTTCCGATTTTTTTGATTGCTTACATGAGAATAACTACCTAGGTACTTGTACTAAAAGGACTTCAAAGACGATGACCTTCTACGTGCCTAGATTGGCTCGACTTTTGTTGAAATTAACTTCCCTGCTTTGACTTGATATCcgtctttgatttcttcttgacTTAAATGACTTCCGTGCTTTAACTTGATTTCCGTCTTTGATTTCTTCGTGGCTTGTACTTCCATAGTTGCTTATTTCATACGTGCTTACgattttaaaatacttaaaatacatgacctatttttttgttttgttttattttaattaaaacacTAAAACATAAATGGACCGATCgtaataaacataaaataactagaaactaaacattaaaattcaGATTTGAAAGAAACAATGCTTGACTACGAATGATCTTTGAAAGGTGGATTAAATAGTGCTTATTACATGAGGGTGTGGTGCCAACAATTGCAAATAAGATTGAGTTATGGCTTGTTATAATCCACACGAAAGTTGCCCTTGTATGATGTTGATGTCTTTGGTCAAAACAAGCCATGAATAAAATTTCCCCCCAATTTTGAAATATCGGTAGACTTTGATTTGCAACATTTTAGAGGGGAGGGACAGTGAGATGTCTGCTCTTGTGACTTGAGAGTTgatactgattttttttttgttgaaattgctTTCAATGGCCCACCTCAATGTCCTCGTCAGTTCTTTTATATAGAAGAATAGATGAAAGTTTAAGCTTACAAGTtctcataaataattaaaatgtgtATGAggaatttctttcttttatatacTTGCTGGATTTTCTTCTCCTCTTTTAAGTTGCCAGTAACTTTTCATTTGTTGTGGGGTAGCACTGATATGACAGCCCCCCTATTAGGAAAGTATTGACATTTGACCTTTTTATGATTAGGTCCTGCATCGTAAGCAGGCAATACAAAAGTACAAGCATATATTGTCTGCAGATGACCAATACCAAAGTTGGCAGGAGGTACCCAATACTTTGTTGAATTGGATTGATGAGCAAAAGAACACATCCAAAGTTCAATAttcttttctgttttgtttAATTTCAAGGTTGAAGCAGCATGCAAAGATGATCCCGAAGGATTGGCACTTAAATTAGCTGAGAAGGGAGCTGTTTCTGCTGCTTTGGAGGTCGCTGAAAGTGCTGGTTTGTCCATTGATCTCCGGAGAGAATTACAAGGAAGACAGCTTGTCAAACTTCTAACGGCAGACCCATTAAGTGGAGGAGGTCCTGCTGAAGCTTCATGTTTTCTTTCATCTTTGGGTGACTCGAATGATGCTTTACCTGTTGCAATGGGAGCCATGCAACTTTTACCCAACCTGAGATCAAAGCAACTTCTTGTAAATTACATTTTCATTTCTGGtgttttaatattgttgttttgaatctCTTTAAAACTCGTAATAGCACATctttgctatattttaaatGCCATTGTCTTATTGATCTTCCATTTCCGCTGTTGGTATTTCTTAAGGTTCACTTCTTCTTGAAGAGGAAAGATAGTAATATATCTGAGGATGAGGTAGCTAGATTAAATTCTTGGGCCTTGGGTCTTCGTGTGCTTTCTGCATTGCCATTGCCATGGCAGCATAGATGCTCATCCCTCCACGAGCACCCTCAACTGATTCTTGAGGTGCTGTTGATGAGAAAACAACTTCAATCTGCTTCTCTGGTATGTCTTTGCTCAAATTTATGATTGTACATGCTAAACTTCTGTTTGTCTTTCCTTGGTCTTTTTTGTTATAACAGTGGAGTTTATGTTGGTCTACTCTTGTACTTCAATTCCATTGATGTACCAGATAAATCTTGTGACCttgttttaagcttttatggtaTGCTTTCTAATTTCTTATGCAGATCCTTAAGGAGTTTCCATCACTTAGGGACAATAATGTAATTCTGAAATATTGTTCAAAGGCCATTGCTGTCAGTATCAGCTCCCCACCCAGAGAAACCCGGGTATCTGTATCTGGTTTTAAACTTAAACAGAAAACGAAAATTGTGACTCCTTCAAAACCATCTTTGACAAGTAGCTTAAGTAACTTACAAAAGGAAGCTCGGAGAGCATTTTCTTGGACTCCACGTGGAGCTGCAGATAAAGTCCCACCCAAGGAGCCACATAGAAAGAGAAAAAGCTCGGTTTTGACACCATCTGAAAAAGTTGCTTGGGAAGCAGTGACAGGAGTTCAGGAGGAGCATGCTTCCTCATTATCTTCTGATGCACAAGATAGACTCCCTACTATGTCAATAGCTGAAGAGTGGATGCTCACTGGTGACCCAAAGAAGGATGATGCTGTCCGACTTTCGCACCAATATGACAGCGCTCCTGACATCATCTTGTTTAAGGTATAATGTGTGATGGCACCAGAATATCAGGCACTATTATTAACATAATGTTTCTAACATAGTAAGAAgggtttaatttttgttttaactaATTGGGGCTTCCATTTTAACTGTGTTCCTTCAATAGAACATCAATTGGTCTTTAGTGGCAGGAAGTCACCTACAcaaatttctttgattttatgtATATTAGGTCCTAAAATCATTCCTGCGTTGTTTCTATTGGATCAATTGGATGTAAGGCTATGTTGGATGAACTGATCACTTTTCCTTTTGGGGGACAAAGCTTTAGGGTTTGTGATATGAGATTGAGACAATATTTCTTTTCCAAAGATTTCCCTCTCTGCTGTTACAAGTTTCCTTAGGTTGAACTGTTATTCTAGAGTACTTTAGTTCTGCCAATTCCACTTGGGCTGTAGGCTTATAGCTTCTATCGAGGCTTTTATTTTTGTTGCAAATTTAGTCATCATTAACTACCTGTCTGAGTTTGACTCACTGAAAACAGAATTTAGCAGAGAGATGAGTGTGCAAGAGAATCTCCTACCCACAAGATAATAGAAAATGACCTACATTATATTTGGGAATGTCCTTATGTGTTCATCCTTCACTTGTAACAGTTCATCAATCCAGACCAATTAAGCTAtttaatcacttaattcaatttCTGATGTAAGACTTGgtgaatttatttgttttttcgcCAAGTATATCTGTACTACCACTTTATATCCAATTAACAAGATGAAAGTATCCAAGAAGTGTATTTGGATATGGTTGAATGGGCACACACTAATGGGGTGTTTGGATAGCATTTtagaaaggaaaggaaaggaaagggagGGAAGAGTAGGGAGGGATATTATAGAGTTTACAGTCCAAATCTTTCCAATTTTGGAAGGATTTGTTTAGTGCAAAATGTAAGAGACTTCTTGCGAATTGTGAATCGAAAAAAGTAAATTGTGGTCAGTTTTGGGCTAATTTTTTGACCATTTGACGAATCGCAATTCAAAAACGTTATAGTGGTCCGAGAGTACACAAGAAGCCTATAAAAACCAATGTTGACTTAGCTGGAGTAAACAATGATATGGAGGAAATTAGTTTCCAAGATTGAGGAGTGAATATAAAAGGATGAGGGTTGTAGAAATTCGAACTAAATTTTCTCTTTTGACTATGTAGCCAACCTTGACCTTTAAATTtcaggctttggcattgttgtttctCATCCTTTTGCTTTTTGTTTTTTGGGGAATCTTTTTTTCCTTCTGTATTGTGCTCTTCGAAAATCATATTTGATCAATTGGTTACACAATATACATCTCATGCCTAAGTATGATCTTTGAAAGGAATTACATCTGATCAGTGATGTAGAATTGATGCTGTATCTTTTTTTGTCCTTGTTTCTCTATCTCCTTTTATGAAAGGTCACTTGTTGGAGGTAATTACACCAAAGCTTGTTTAATTGGAACTAAGAGCAAGCTACAGGCTTTGATCTTGTTCGAAATTTTCTCAAAGTGTGGAACGACTCATCATTTTATTGGGTGAAAATTATACTCTGAACTAGGAATAGTGACTGCCAGGAGTGAAGTGTGAAACAGTAGCCATTTGGTGGGTTGAGTATTAGCATGTCCTTTCCTTTTGCGCTCATCtctactttaatttattttaagcttTGTATTGTCTAGATTTTAGGTGTACTTtgttttattcttattgtttttccatagatttgattttttagttgtagattggtattaaaatatttttcgcATCAGATAGCGCTATTATAATCTTGTTAGCATTGATTCATCacgctaattttttttctattatgtaACCGGCCCTTTATTGTTGAGATTAAGGGTgacattgttattgttgttttgtttttctgTAAATTACAGCTTTTACACTAATTGTTTCTCTTTTTTTCTGTAGGCACTTCTTTCCTTGTGTTCTGATGAATCTGTTTCTGCAAAAGGGGCCATAGATTTGTGTGTCAATCAAATGAAGTGCATTTTAAATTCGGAACAGCTTCCCAAGAATGCTTCCGTTGAAATTATTGGACGAGCATACCATGCAACAGAAACATTAGTAGAGGTATTGACCTTAgcatattttttagttttagtgGGCTTTCCTCTCTTTAGTTCCATTGATGTTTTTGTTCATCTGTTAGCTTATATCTTATGTGGATGATAGGAGAGGGGCAAGAATTCATTGTGAAGTGTGCGGCTGTATGCTGCTCTGACCTATATCCATTTTCTGGGTATCATGGAATACTTCACCTGATGGTTGTGGTGCAATGTCTGCAGGGACTGCTCTATGCTAGATCTCTGCTTAAGAAACTTGTTGATGGTAGTGATGCACCTAGTAATTCTGAAAGAAGAAAAGATGCAGATGATGGATCTTATGAAGCTGGAAGCTCTTCTGCTGGTAATCAGATTGCAGATGAACTATCTGAGCTCTTGTCACAAGCTGATGTCTGGTTTCGACGTGCGGAGTTACTTCAGAGTCTTCTTGGATCCGGAATTTCTGTTTCTCTTGATGATATTGCTGACCAGGAGTCATCCGCATGTCTTCGTGACAGATTAATTAGTGAGGAACGTTATAGTATGGCTGTTTACACCTGCAAAAAGTGCAAGGTATTCTCCTCTTTTACTTGACAATTAACGTCCTCTCCATTTCAGCTGGATTCCACAGCTGTAAGGATTTGTAGGGGCCAGAATTTTGTAGTCTTACCATATAATAAATTAGTAAAAAGATAACTATAAAAGTGAATAATAATTGAACCTTTTGAAAAGAAACTTTCTTGTACTCATCAGGTAGGGAATAAGTTGAGAGGACATAGCAAATATATGAAATCAAGACTAAACTATTGGAGGGACTCACATCAAGTATACAccaaaataaagagaaaatcaGGTAGCTTATAGGACTATAGGTTTATTGCCTAAAACCCAAGATAAAGAACAAATAGTGGCTTTCGTATTTGATTCACGGTTCACCTGCTCCTTGTGTATCCTAAAGCGCCACATATACTTATGAAGGGCCATGAGGTGGTATATCAAACTGCCTCAAACTTGCTTTAGACTTCTGTTCTTCAGTCTGCCTGTTATCCTCTTATAACACCAATACAATGATCTGTTTTCATTGTGTTTACCCTTAATATGGTCCTACATGCTAAGGCCTTAGATGATTGTTATATCTTATTGTCTATAGAGACCCTTCTTCCCTTAATGTCTAGTAAATTTGATTTCAAGCTTGTTGTAATGCTTTTATCACCATGTGTAACAACAGTGTTCATAGATATTTTGGTACTAGTTATTCTTTATCTTCTCAGTTTTTGTAGAGTTGACATGGGTAATACTTTTAAATGAAAGGATAAATATTATCTCAAAGATGGCATGAACTGTTACTTATTCCCTTGAATAAGCATTGGTTGAGTTCTCTTTCATTTGTTCTCCAGATTGATGTTTTTCCTGTGTGGATTGCATGGGGGCATGCTTTACTTCGAATGGAGCATTATTCGCAAGCCCGTGTGAAATTTATGTATGTTATTTGTATATTACTTAAAGTTCCCtggtttgattatttttttctattgaaTGTTTTTTCTAgcattttttttgcttttgatGATATTTCCTTTGCTCAACCCTTTATTGCTGACTTGCAGACAAGCTCTTCAGTTACGAAAGAATGATCCTGATTTCCATGCCACACCAGTCATTTTGGAGATCATCAATACAATTGAAGGTGGTCCACCAGTGGATGTGTCTGCAGTTCGTTCCATGTAAGTGTGCTggttttttaaccttttttttccCTCTCAAGGGGCTGCAATGCTGCAAACTTTTTCAGTTGATTATAGACACAATGCTTGCTAAAAAACTGATCCACTGTATTAGTTATgagtttattttgtattttgtttagaACAAATAATGTGTGCAGTTCAACACTTGATTTCTATAGTATGGTGCAGGTATGAGCATTTAGCCAAAAGTGCACCAACCATTCTAGATGATTCTCTATCAGCAGATTCATATCTCAACGTCCTGCACATGCCATCTACTTTTCCTCGTTCAGAAAGGTCAAGAGGGTCCCAAGAGACTGCAAATAGTAGCTCAATGGGTGGTACAGATTTTGATGATGGACCGCGCAGCAACCTGGACAGTATTCGCTACCTTGAATGTATTAACTATCTCCAGGATGTAAGCATCTCACATTGTTTTACCGATTAAGTTTTTGTTATGATAGGTGTGGTTTGAGTGAAAGAAAATTGTGCTGCTTTCCCCAATTTGcaaatataatactcccttctattcattaCAAGTGTCCCATCCAATTTGCTTTGCACCCTTGCCAATGCACTAGCTCAATCCTTAGTATTTCTTATTGTGCATGATAAAAATTAtagagacgaattaaacaagatcccaattgacaatgttttaacttatagattaagaataaaatacaaactgagtaattgattattgaattgTTCAAAATCCCAAATGGGACACTTGAATagtatttttatcttttgttaaTTCTTCTATGGGTTATGATTAATCACTTCTACGAATACCAGTATTTGATTCTATGATTTTTTCTTATGGTTATTAATAGATCACACTATCTTCTCACAATTCTTTAAAGGTCTCTGCAACCTTGCTCTGCGTAGGATGAGTAATCAACAATATATTACATCTTCTGGGGcttatatattttcaatctCTTGCTTTCTTGTTGTTTTTCACAGTTTTTGCTATCTACTTTCACTTTTTGCAAACTATGGTGGTGTATATGCAACTTATATCCTCTCCTTTGCAGTATGCAAGACAAGATTTGCTAGAATTTATGTTCAGGCATGGACACTATAATGATGGCTGCTTGTTGTTTTTTCCGCCTGACGGTGTGCCTCCACCTCCTCAACCATCATCTGTCGGGACAGTCACGTCATCTTTATCTCCACAGAGACCAGATCTTTTGTTAACTGATTACGGGACCATTGATAGTTTATGTGAATTATGTGTCGGATATGGTGCAATGTCAGTTCTTGAAGAAGTTATTTCTGTAAAGATATCA belongs to Amaranthus tricolor cultivar Red isolate AtriRed21 chromosome 17, ASM2621246v1, whole genome shotgun sequence and includes:
- the LOC130803870 gene encoding uncharacterized protein LOC130803870 isoform X4; amino-acid sequence: MGWDLLPGNTAARRKLMKLIWGSNMFRLDESPFCANEWDERSCVTFLCDSLCYRLDLASFVACVNSGQVWDIKSSLFFSGNRQVDFQEANTHLDPFVENFVLERLSSQSPLRVLFDVVPAIKYEDAIKLISMQPTDSTASDWKRKHDLELIHMRYGLDYAVMALGAMEKSICDDQICYPQLSLSLMKEMRHHLETVSSVARKIFMVNIIIALLHVDSIPVDFEHCGLVSKYELEQTGTQLNEDVNFDEIGNHMVVSVVEFLLDTLRDTLPSELKEEVIDCSGEREALEWRISNARSFIEDWQWRLLVLQQLLPLPELKWRWKEALAILRAAPSKLLNLCMQKAKYNIGEEAVHRFSLSYEDRATLALAEWVDDTFKRASVSRVLISCNTGFTCEVEDAVSRATDETVTLQEIDFSSLRSQIGPIAAILLCIDVAAASARSVNISERLLDQAQTMLSEIYPGGSPKIGSTYWDQIQEVALVSVAKHLLKRLHECLEQENPATLQAILSGEINIASSHLQGHRDRALALLHQVIEDAHMGKRQFLSGKLHNLARALNDEETGIDFQKVDGWESKSRLDLDRYSFVGLGLKTAKQGSFISATGESNAQPLAYDTKDAEKRLFSPLSAKPSTYLSQFILHVAAIGDIVDGTDTTHDFNYFSLIYEWPKDLVTRLVFERGSTEAAEKVADIMSADFVHEVISACVPPVHPSRCTHGWACIPFVASGAKLSSDGHLPTSIGGIYQSQVSSLVSSSGIAQYHLQLDIIKHLVKISPVRAVLACVFGSNILYSSNESSILNSLNEELLQSPDADRMFYEFALDQSERFPTLNRWIQMQTNLHRFSEVAVTSKDTNDAEEIQNNRRSFKKRPREHDINTESEIDDCVGGNPVTPIPEIAQATTQAVEDSSTTFLTFDWANEEPYERAVKRLIEEENLMDALALSDRFLRGGASDQLLRLLIEREESYQIVGSSSWQYCLRLKDKQLAAQLALRYMHSWELDAALDVLTMCSCHLHQSEPIMNEVLHRKQAIQKYKHILSADDQYQSWQEVEAACKDDPEGLALKLAEKGAVSAALEVAESAGLSIDLRRELQGRQLVKLLTADPLSGGGPAEASCFLSSLGDSNDALPVAMGAMQLLPNLRSKQLLVHFFLKRKDSNISEDEVARLNSWALGLRVLSALPLPWQHRCSSLHEHPQLILEVLLMRKQLQSASLILKEFPSLRDNNVILKYCSKAIAVSISSPPRETRVSVSGFKLKQKTKIVTPSKPSLTSSLSNLQKEARRAFSWTPRGAADKVPPKEPHRKRKSSVLTPSEKVAWEAVTGVQEEHASSLSSDAQDRLPTMSIAEEWMLTGDPKKDDAVRLSHQYDSAPDIILFKALLSLCSDESVSAKGAIDLCVNQMKCILNSEQLPKNASVEIIGRAYHATETLVEGLLYARSLLKKLVDGSDAPSNSERRKDADDGSYEAGSSSAGNQIADELSELLSQADVWFRRAELLQSLLGSGISVSLDDIADQESSACLRDRLISEERYSMAVYTCKKCKIDVFPVWIAWGHALLRMEHYSQARVKFIQALQLRKNDPDFHATPVILEIINTIEGGPPVDVSAVRSMYEHLAKSAPTILDDSLSADSYLNVLHMPSTFPRSERSRGSQETANSSSMGGTDFDDGPRSNLDSIRYLECINYLQDYARQDLLEFMFRHGHYNDGCLLFFPPDGVPPPPQPSSVGTVTSSLSPQRPDLLLTDYGTIDSLCELCVGYGAMSVLEEVISVKISSSASIDDASNKYLEAALAKICSYCETHKHFNYLYKFLVIKRDHVAAGLCCIQLFMNSMSQEAAVKHLENAKTHFENGRQARQATKPVGKIRGKSASEKLTEEGLIKLSTRAALQVDIVRCFNDAEGPQWKHSMFGNPNDPETFRRRCQIAETLAEKNFGLAFQVVNEFDLPAVDIYAAVAASLAERKKGNQLNEFLRNIKGTIHDDEWDEVLGAAISVYANKHKERPDRLIDMLISTHRKVLACVVCGRLKSAFQIASRSGSVADVQYVAHQALHANALPVLDMCKQWLAQYM